The Acinetobacter sp. SAAs474 DNA window TATAAATTTCTTCAATTAACGCTGGAACAGAAGTTTTTTCGTGCATTGATTGGTCAGGAAGTGGACCAAATTCTGAACGAAGTGCAGCAACCATCCAACCAGAAAGATAGATATAACGACGTTCAGTTGTACCGAAGTATTTTTTGTTCGCAATCATTTTTTGTTGTGCGATAAAACCATGCCAGCAACCCAATGATTGAGTATATTTGCTAGAATCTGCATCATAAGCAGCCATATCACGACGCATAATTGCAGCGGTATATTTAGCAATATCTAAACCAGTTTTAAAACGGTTTTGCATTTGCATACGTGCAGCATCTTCAGGACTAATGTCTGCCCAAGTACTACCGAATTTTGCTTTTAATTCACGAATTGCATCAATCGCTGTTTGATATGTAGTCATGATATATTCCTGTAATAATATTAGGATTTTTTACAACGAAGGATTCAAAATCACAACTTGAATCAGGTGTTCGGATTTAGATCAATTCGTTGTCATAACTACAGAGTAGATGGACTTTTAAAATTAATCCAATATTCTCCACTAATTTTCAGTATTTATTTAAAAAATATATAGATTAAAGTCGTAATATAATTGTTATAATATATTTTAAGTCATTGAATAATATTAATTATTAAAAATTACATACTGATTACATTCTAAACAATTTGTTTAATTATTCAGCATCAGACTAAAGTCTTGGGTCAATACTTTCCTAGAAGTAACATCAGCATGATCACCTGCTGATCACAGAATATGGGACATTTTAAATACACCATAAACTTTAAAAAACATGCTGATATTTAGCTTTACCTTTCATTTTTCTGCGCTGGCCACAGTCCAAGCTATGCCACCATGATGCTGTTGATAAAATAAACTTTTAAAGGCTTCAATCAATCACGCTGTGAATCCAATCATCAGCGATGAATAACAATAGCGCTAATTTTAAATGTTTAGCCGCATATCACATCTCAATATAATAATGTATTGTTTTCGTTTGCTAGATAGCTGGATTGATAACAACGTAATTCCTCGTTAAATATCTCTAGAATCAATGGACTTTAACTAAAACAACATCTTCAGCTTACTCAAATCTATCATGGTAAATTTACTTTTTTACTTGGTATTTTCTACACAATTCAGACAGCTTATGGCATAATTAAAATAATTTATTAATTTTATTCTCGGTATTTATTTTATGAATCTGGAGCGTGTCGATCTTAATTTACTTATTTATCTCGATGTTCTCTTACGAGAAAAAAATGTAACACGTGCAGCAGAACAACTCGGTGTTACCCAACCAGCGATGAGTAATATTTTACGCCGATTACGTAATCTTTTTAATGATCCACTCCTGATTCGCTCATCAGAAGGGATGACACCTACCGAACGCGCTCTAGAACTTCAACCACGTATTCGTGATGCCTTAGCAGACCTATCAATGATTCTGGAACCACGTACTGAGTTCCGACCATATACATCGAATCGTGTATTTAGAATTATGACGTCAGACTATGCAGAGGCAACACTGGTTCCTCGTTTAGTCAAAGCATTACGCTCCGAAGCACCAAATATTGTTTTAGACTTCTTAACACCGAGTGATGTTTCTTACCGAGATATGGAACAAGGTAAAGTAGATTTAGCCATTAATCGTTTTAATGAGATCCCGCAAAGCTTCCATCAGGTCTTGGTATGGCGTGATAGTTTTTCCTGTTTACTGAATCAAAAACATCCAGCAGCTTCAAATTTAAATCTAAAAAGTTATTTAGATGCACAGCATATCTGGGTATCAAAAACAGGCATGGGCGTTGGCTTTGGTGTTAATCCCGAAAAACAGGCTGGATTAGGCTGGATTGATCAAGCACTCGAACGTATTGGCCAAAAACGGAAAATTTCTGTATTTACTCGTCATTATCAAATGCCTGCACTATTGGCATCGAATGTTGACTTAATTGCAACATTACCAAGTCGTATTGCACGTCTACAAGCCAAAAGTCAAAGTTTACTGATTAAAGACCCTCCTTTTTATATTCCAGAATTTGAGTTAAAAATGGCGTGGTGCCCTTTATTACACCATCATCCTGCGCATCGTTGGTTACGTCAGTTAATTTTATATGTTGCTCGTCAAATGATTGAAGAAGAAAATCGTGAGTTTTTATCCAATAATTCACAATTCTCACATTATTAATGTGTCTAAACTAGCGCTGTGCTAATCTTTCATCGATGCGATTGAATAATCAATAAATCGATCTAACAGCCATGGCTTTAATGCCATAATATGAGGTATGGATGTATCTTCCGTCCAGTGAATTTGCATCCTGCAGCATTTTGTTTTAAAAGTATAGAATATAATGATAAATCCACAGGTGGATTCGTGAGTCTTTTTCAAAATATTGTCATTATCCTGTTATTAATTATTGGTGCAGGCTTTTTATCTCTTACAGAGATTGCATTTGCCGGTGCACGAAGGGTTAAACTGAAAATTCTTGCTGAATCAGGTGAAGAACGCGCACAAAAAGTGCTGGATCTGCAAGTCAACTCTGCAGATTTTTTTGCTGCATCGCAAATTGGTATGAATGCGATTGCAATTTTAGGAGGGATTTTAGGTGAGGCTGCATTTCGACCTTACTTTGTGTTATTGGTCGATCGATTCTATGATGGGCCCGGAACTCAAAGCATTGGCTTTGCCCTTTCATTTACCTTAGTCACATCACTATTTATTCTATTTGCAGATTTAATGCCCAAACGTTTGGCCATGATTGCGCCAGAAAAAATTGCGATCGCGGTAATTAATCCAGTCCAAGTTTTTATTCTCATTTGTCGGCCATTGGCATGGATTATTAATGCAATTGCAAATCTGTTATTTAAACTCTTTAAAGTGAACACCACTCGCGAAGAAAATATTACCTTTGATGATATTTCAGCAGTCATGGATGCTGGTGCACAAGCTGGTGTATTGCAAAAACAGGAACACCATTTTATTGAAAATGTTTTTGAACTTGAAGAACGTAACGTACCTTCAAGTATGACCACACGTGAAAATGTGGTGTTTTTTACTTTAAATGAACCTGAAGAAAGTATTCGTCAAAAATTGGCAGAATATCCTTATTCCAAATTTTTAGTTTGTAGTAAAAATATTGATGATGTGATTGGTTATGTCGATGCCAAAGATATTTTGGTTCGTATTTTAAAAAATCAATCTTTACTGCAATTAAATGAAAGTACGATTCGTAATGTATTAACAATTCCAGATACCTTGACACTGTCTGAGTTATTGGACCGTTTTCGCTCAACCAAAGAAAAATTTGCAGTTGTCATTAATGAATATGCCTTGGTGGTTGGTGTCATTACCCTATCAGATATCATGATTACCGTAATGGGAGATTGGGTCACACCAACTGAAGAAGACCAACAAATTATTCAACGTGATAGTAATTCATGGCTCATTGAAGGCAGTACGCCCATTGAAGACATTAAACACGCCTTAGAAATAGATGAAATGCCTGATGAGGAAAGTTATGAAACACTTGCTGGCTTTATGATGTATCGATTAAGAAAAATTCCTCGTCCTGCCGATGTCGTGGTATTTGCAGATTATAAATTTGAAGTGGTTGATGTCGATCATTTTAAAATCGATCAACTCCTAGTAACACGTCTGACTGAACATGTAGCGACAATAACACAGCAGTCTGAATAAAATTCACCCCTTTATCACTATTTTAGAGCAAGATAAAGGGTATATTGACAATAAAAAATATAAATTAATTAATGTATACATCTAAAGCTAAAGATAAAATCATAATCTTTCTGCTTATATGCCTCATTAAATGGTAATTTAAATTAAACAATAATATAAAAAATTAACGTAATTTTTAAAAATTAAAAAATTTTTTTTAATATAATTATTT harbors:
- a CDS encoding LysR family transcriptional regulator, translating into MNLERVDLNLLIYLDVLLREKNVTRAAEQLGVTQPAMSNILRRLRNLFNDPLLIRSSEGMTPTERALELQPRIRDALADLSMILEPRTEFRPYTSNRVFRIMTSDYAEATLVPRLVKALRSEAPNIVLDFLTPSDVSYRDMEQGKVDLAINRFNEIPQSFHQVLVWRDSFSCLLNQKHPAASNLNLKSYLDAQHIWVSKTGMGVGFGVNPEKQAGLGWIDQALERIGQKRKISVFTRHYQMPALLASNVDLIATLPSRIARLQAKSQSLLIKDPPFYIPEFELKMAWCPLLHHHPAHRWLRQLILYVARQMIEEENREFLSNNSQFSHY
- a CDS encoding hemolysin family protein; protein product: MSLFQNIVIILLLIIGAGFLSLTEIAFAGARRVKLKILAESGEERAQKVLDLQVNSADFFAASQIGMNAIAILGGILGEAAFRPYFVLLVDRFYDGPGTQSIGFALSFTLVTSLFILFADLMPKRLAMIAPEKIAIAVINPVQVFILICRPLAWIINAIANLLFKLFKVNTTREENITFDDISAVMDAGAQAGVLQKQEHHFIENVFELEERNVPSSMTTRENVVFFTLNEPEESIRQKLAEYPYSKFLVCSKNIDDVIGYVDAKDILVRILKNQSLLQLNESTIRNVLTIPDTLTLSELLDRFRSTKEKFAVVINEYALVVGVITLSDIMITVMGDWVTPTEEDQQIIQRDSNSWLIEGSTPIEDIKHALEIDEMPDEESYETLAGFMMYRLRKIPRPADVVVFADYKFEVVDVDHFKIDQLLVTRLTEHVATITQQSE